From Paenibacillus graminis, a single genomic window includes:
- a CDS encoding ABC transporter permease: protein MLAPALILTLIFKYGPMYGAIIAFKDFSPIKGILGSEWVGLYNFNKFLSSPNFEVIFMNTLKLSFFGLILSFPVPILLALMLNQVRKSAVKKNIQLFLYAPNFISVVVVVGMLFIFMSPTGPINQILTWATGEPVMFMSRPEYFRWIYILSDIWTSAGWASIIYVAALANVDPELHNAANLDGANLLQRIRHIDLPTIRPIMAIVFILAAGGIMSIGFEKAYLMQTATNLPTSEIIPTYVYKIGLQSGDYAYSAAVGLFNSLINVVLLITVNFIVKKLNEGDGLY, encoded by the coding sequence ATGCTGGCACCGGCGTTGATCCTGACCCTTATCTTCAAATACGGTCCAATGTATGGCGCGATTATCGCCTTTAAAGATTTCAGTCCCATCAAAGGAATCCTGGGCAGTGAGTGGGTGGGGTTGTACAACTTCAACAAGTTTCTTTCTTCACCCAATTTTGAAGTCATTTTTATGAATACGCTTAAATTAAGTTTTTTCGGTTTGATTTTGAGCTTTCCTGTTCCTATCCTGTTGGCCTTGATGCTGAACCAGGTGCGCAAGTCGGCAGTCAAGAAAAATATACAGCTGTTTCTGTATGCGCCTAACTTTATTTCCGTAGTGGTTGTGGTGGGGATGCTGTTCATCTTCATGTCCCCGACAGGGCCAATCAACCAGATCCTTACCTGGGCTACAGGTGAACCTGTGATGTTCATGTCCCGTCCTGAGTATTTCCGCTGGATCTACATTCTTTCGGATATCTGGACGAGTGCAGGCTGGGCTTCAATTATTTATGTGGCGGCACTTGCCAACGTTGACCCTGAGTTACATAATGCCGCGAATCTGGATGGCGCCAATCTTTTGCAGAGAATTCGCCATATTGATCTTCCGACCATTCGACCGATTATGGCCATTGTGTTCATTCTTGCTGCGGGCGGCATTATGTCGATTGGATTTGAAAAGGCTTATCTCATGCAAACGGCGACCAACCTGCCGACTTCCGAGATCATTCCGACTTATGTGTACAAAATTGGCTTGCAGTCAGGCGACTACGCTTACTCAGCCGCAGTGGGGTTGTTCAACTCGCTTATCAACGTTGTTCTGCTCATTACAGTGAACTTCATTGTGAAGAAGCTGAATGAGGGCGACGGCCTTTACTAA
- a CDS encoding carbohydrate ABC transporter permease yields MFIKHSRLDRFILALNATFLTLAVLVVVLPLVYVVIASFMDPSVLLSHGLSFKISDWSLDGYKMILTNPAMIRGFGNAVFYSVAFAVLTVLVSICAGYALSDDRLKGKGFFMTLFIITMFFGGGLVPTYLLVKNLGLLDTVWAVIIPGAVNVWNIILSRTFFKGVPNELREAANVDGASEWRIFIGIVLPLSKPIIFVLALYAFVGQWNSYFDAMIYLDNPNLHPLQLVLRSILIQNQVDPGMISDQLAMAEMKRLSEIIKYAAIVVSSLPLIIMYPFFQKYFEKGVMLGSLK; encoded by the coding sequence ATGTTCATCAAACATTCCCGGCTGGACCGCTTTATTCTCGCGCTGAATGCCACGTTCTTGACGCTCGCTGTATTGGTGGTGGTGCTTCCGCTCGTTTATGTGGTGATTGCTTCCTTCATGGACCCGTCGGTACTGCTCAGCCATGGATTATCCTTCAAAATTTCGGACTGGTCATTAGACGGCTACAAAATGATCCTTACCAACCCAGCGATGATCCGCGGTTTTGGAAACGCTGTTTTTTACTCCGTTGCATTTGCTGTGCTGACGGTTCTGGTCTCTATCTGCGCAGGTTATGCCCTGTCGGATGACAGGCTGAAGGGTAAAGGATTTTTTATGACCTTGTTCATTATCACGATGTTTTTTGGCGGGGGACTGGTTCCGACTTACCTCCTGGTCAAAAATCTGGGCCTGCTTGACACGGTCTGGGCCGTAATTATTCCCGGGGCAGTCAACGTGTGGAACATTATCCTATCCCGAACCTTTTTTAAGGGCGTACCCAATGAATTGAGGGAGGCAGCCAATGTGGATGGGGCATCAGAGTGGCGGATTTTCATCGGCATTGTCTTGCCGCTCTCCAAACCCATTATCTTCGTGCTTGCCCTGTATGCCTTTGTCGGCCAGTGGAATTCCTATTTCGATGCAATGATTTATCTCGATAATCCGAACCTTCATCCGCTGCAGCTCGTCCTGCGTTCCATCCTGATTCAGAACCAGGTCGATCCAGGCATGATCAGTGATCAGCTGGCTATGGCGGAAATGAAACGGTTGTCCGAAATCATCAAATATGCGGCCATTGTGGTTTCCAGTCTGCCGCTGATCATTATGTATCCTTTTTTCCAGAAGTATTTTGAAAAAGGTGTCATGCTCGGTTCCCTGAAATAG